Proteins co-encoded in one Pseudomonas beijingensis genomic window:
- a CDS encoding DUF2269 family protein — METLTTLKIAHVVATVLLLAGALGLAIWVWRTRRNGDATAAARTLQRPRLFIWLVMILALASLPFTGWWMVHQVGWPLGQTWLLASSVLYTLAALAGFWLVVRLNKLRKAPAVGAGKFTFALALFSVVCFIAIAGLMGAKPV; from the coding sequence ATGGAAACGTTAACCACGCTGAAAATCGCTCACGTCGTCGCCACGGTGTTGCTGTTGGCAGGCGCCCTGGGGCTGGCCATCTGGGTCTGGCGCACGCGCCGCAATGGCGATGCCACGGCGGCCGCACGCACGCTGCAACGTCCGCGGCTGTTCATCTGGCTGGTGATGATCCTGGCACTGGCGAGCCTGCCCTTCACCGGCTGGTGGATGGTTCATCAAGTCGGCTGGCCGCTGGGCCAGACCTGGCTGCTGGCTTCCAGCGTGCTCTACACCTTGGCGGCGCTGGCGGGGTTCTGGCTGGTGGTGCGGCTGAACAAACTGCGCAAGGCGCCAGCGGTGGGCGCCGGGAAGTTTACGTTTGCCTTGGCGCTGTTCAGTGTTGTCTGCTTTATCGCCATTGCGGGGTTGATGGGGGCCAAGCCGGTTTAA
- the rpiA gene encoding ribose-5-phosphate isomerase RpiA — translation MTQDQLKQAVAQAAVDLILPKLDDKSVVGVGTGSTANCFIDALAQHKGAFDGAVASSEATAARLKGHGIPVYELNTVSDLEFYIDGADESDEHLNLIKGGGAALTREKIVAAVAKTFICIADASKLVPVLGAFPLPVEVIPMARSHVARQLVKLGGDPVYREGVLTDNGNIILDVHNLQITNPVELESQINAIVGVVTNGLFAARPADVLLLGTAEGVKTLRAE, via the coding sequence ATGACCCAGGATCAACTCAAACAGGCCGTGGCCCAGGCCGCCGTCGACCTCATCCTTCCGAAACTGGATGACAAGAGCGTCGTCGGGGTCGGCACCGGCTCCACGGCCAATTGCTTCATCGATGCGCTGGCGCAACACAAGGGCGCGTTCGACGGCGCCGTCGCCAGCTCCGAAGCGACCGCCGCGCGGCTCAAGGGCCACGGGATCCCGGTGTACGAGCTCAACACCGTCAGCGACCTGGAGTTCTACATCGACGGCGCCGACGAAAGCGACGAGCACCTGAACCTGATCAAGGGCGGCGGCGCGGCCCTGACCCGCGAGAAGATCGTCGCGGCGGTGGCCAAGACCTTCATCTGCATCGCCGACGCCAGCAAACTGGTGCCCGTGCTCGGCGCGTTCCCATTGCCGGTGGAAGTCATTCCCATGGCCCGCAGCCACGTGGCCCGGCAACTGGTGAAGCTGGGCGGCGACCCGGTGTACCGCGAAGGCGTGCTGACCGACAACGGCAATATCATCCTGGACGTGCATAACCTGCAGATCACCAACCCGGTAGAACTGGAAAGCCAGATCAACGCCATCGTTGGCGTGGTCACTAATGGTTTGTTCGCTGCCCGTCCGGCGGATGTGCTGTTGCTGGGGACTGCTGAAGGGGTGAAGACCCTGCGGGCTGAATAG
- a CDS encoding fumarylacetoacetate hydrolase family protein, producing the protein MSYQHQYVDGTRIHFPLGKVVCIGRNYAEHAKELDNPVPTEPLLFIKPGSCVVPLEGGFSIPADRGSVHYEAEIAVLIGKPLSTKPSVEEVLDAISGFAPALDLTLRDKQAELKGKGLPWEVAKSFDGAAVIAPFVSKDTFADLTDIPVRLTINGEVRQDGNSSLMLNPIVPMIQYMAGCFSLQAGDVILTGTPAGVGPLNAGDELVLELPGASRFESSVR; encoded by the coding sequence ATGAGCTATCAGCACCAGTATGTCGACGGTACACGTATTCATTTTCCACTAGGGAAAGTGGTGTGTATTGGCCGTAACTACGCCGAACATGCAAAGGAACTGGACAACCCGGTGCCCACTGAACCTTTGCTGTTCATCAAGCCGGGCAGTTGCGTGGTGCCGCTGGAAGGCGGTTTCAGCATTCCCGCCGACCGTGGCTCGGTGCACTACGAGGCGGAAATCGCCGTGCTGATCGGCAAGCCATTGTCCACCAAGCCCAGCGTTGAAGAAGTACTGGACGCGATCTCCGGCTTCGCCCCAGCCCTGGACCTGACCCTGAGGGACAAACAGGCCGAGCTCAAGGGCAAGGGCCTGCCATGGGAAGTGGCCAAGTCCTTCGACGGCGCGGCGGTGATCGCTCCATTTGTCTCGAAAGATACCTTTGCCGACCTGACCGACATCCCCGTGCGCCTGACCATCAACGGTGAAGTGCGCCAGGACGGCAACAGCAGCCTGATGCTCAACCCCATCGTGCCGATGATCCAATACATGGCCGGTTGCTTCTCGCTGCAGGCCGGCGACGTGATCCTCACCGGCACTCCGGCGGGCGTCGGGCCGCTGAATGCGGGCGATGAACTGGTCCTGGAACTGCCAGGGGCGAGCCGCTTCGAAAGCAGCGTTCGCTAA
- a CDS encoding SdiA-regulated domain-containing protein, producing the protein MAKTQALPATKPARRSRFALPWYAWSLLAVAAAYGLAFAMHWDDRGLLWLSEHFQSPAQRQESIWLPNYRAVIDAKPLPGMEKDEASDVTYNPQTKTLFAVMGKKPFLAELTLQGDVLRKMPLVGWSNPEGVAYMENGLLAITDERSHTLTIVHVDADTRELNNADFPHYDLGPSKNQNKGFEGIAWDPRNQQLILGEERPPALFTWKSDGSQQLKGDKQIHVSNELDLRNLSALAIDPRTGHTLVLSADSHLLLELDEKGEQVSFMTLLGGFNGLKDTIPRAEGVTIDEAGNLYVVSEPNLFYRFEKQR; encoded by the coding sequence ATGGCCAAAACCCAAGCACTGCCTGCCACCAAACCTGCCCGCCGCTCGCGCTTCGCCCTGCCCTGGTATGCCTGGTCGCTGCTGGCGGTGGCCGCCGCCTATGGCCTGGCGTTTGCGATGCATTGGGACGACCGTGGCCTGCTTTGGCTCTCGGAACACTTCCAGAGCCCGGCCCAGCGCCAGGAAAGCATTTGGTTGCCGAACTACCGCGCCGTGATCGACGCCAAGCCGCTACCGGGCATGGAGAAGGACGAGGCGTCCGATGTGACCTACAACCCGCAGACCAAGACCCTGTTCGCAGTCATGGGCAAGAAGCCGTTCCTGGCGGAACTGACCCTGCAAGGCGACGTGCTGCGCAAGATGCCCTTGGTGGGTTGGAGCAATCCCGAGGGCGTGGCTTATATGGAGAACGGCCTACTGGCCATCACCGACGAGAGAAGTCACACCCTGACCATCGTCCACGTCGATGCCGATACCCGCGAACTGAACAATGCCGACTTCCCCCACTATGATCTCGGCCCATCCAAGAACCAGAACAAAGGGTTCGAAGGGATCGCCTGGGACCCGCGCAACCAGCAGTTGATACTCGGCGAAGAACGCCCACCGGCACTGTTTACCTGGAAAAGCGACGGCAGCCAACAGCTCAAGGGCGACAAGCAGATCCATGTCAGCAATGAATTGGACCTGCGCAACCTCTCGGCCTTGGCGATCGACCCGCGCACCGGCCATACACTGGTGCTTTCGGCCGACTCCCACCTGCTGCTGGAACTGGACGAAAAGGGCGAGCAGGTCAGCTTCATGACCTTGCTGGGCGGCTTCAACGGCCTGAAAGACACGATCCCTCGCGCCGAAGGCGTCACCATTGATGAGGCCGGCAACCTGTACGTGGTCAGCGAGCCGAACCTGTTCTATCGTTTCGAAAAACAGCGCTGA
- the ilvA gene encoding threonine ammonia-lyase, biosynthetic yields the protein MLEQYVKKILTSRVYDVAVETPMQTARQLSERLGNSILLKREDLQPVFSFKIRGAYNKLTQLSDEERARGVVTASAGNHAQGLALAAKVLGVKATIVMPKTTPEIKVEGVRSRGGKVVLHGDSFPEALAYSLKLVDEKGYVYIHPYDDPHTIAGQGTVAMEILRQHPGRLDAIFVPVGGGGLIAGIAAYVKYLRPDIKIIGVEPDDSNCLQAAMAAGERVVLPTVGLFADGVAVAQIGQHTFDICKHHVDEVITVSTDEICAAIKDIYDDTRSITEPAGALGVAGIKKYVESRGISGQTLVAIDSGANVNFDRLRHVAERAELGEGREAIIAVTIPEKPGSFKAFCEAVGKRQITEFNYRYNTGSEAHIFVGVQTHPENDPRSALIASLTEQGFPVLDLTDNELAKLHIRHMVGGHAAHVIDEVVLRFEFPERPGALFNFLNKLGGRWNISMFHYRNHGAADGRVVAGLQVPHDERHLVPAALEEIGYPYWDESDNPAYQLFLG from the coding sequence ATGCTTGAACAGTACGTCAAAAAGATCCTCACCTCGCGCGTTTACGACGTTGCCGTAGAAACCCCGATGCAGACCGCTCGCCAGCTCTCCGAGCGGCTGGGCAACAGCATTTTGCTCAAGCGTGAAGACTTGCAGCCGGTGTTCTCGTTCAAGATTCGCGGGGCCTACAACAAGCTGACCCAGCTCAGCGACGAAGAGCGCGCCCGCGGCGTGGTCACGGCTTCGGCGGGCAACCACGCCCAGGGCCTGGCCCTGGCGGCCAAGGTGTTGGGGGTCAAGGCCACCATCGTGATGCCCAAGACCACCCCGGAAATCAAGGTCGAAGGCGTGCGCTCCCGTGGCGGCAAAGTGGTGCTGCACGGCGACTCGTTCCCCGAAGCCCTGGCCTATTCGCTGAAACTGGTGGACGAAAAGGGCTACGTCTACATCCACCCCTATGACGATCCCCACACCATTGCCGGGCAGGGCACGGTGGCGATGGAGATCCTGCGCCAGCACCCCGGGCGCCTGGATGCGATTTTCGTCCCGGTGGGCGGTGGCGGGCTGATCGCCGGGATCGCGGCCTACGTGAAATACCTGCGCCCGGACATCAAGATCATCGGCGTCGAACCGGACGACTCCAATTGCCTGCAAGCGGCCATGGCCGCGGGCGAGCGCGTGGTGCTGCCGACCGTGGGGCTGTTCGCCGACGGCGTTGCCGTGGCGCAGATCGGCCAGCACACCTTTGATATCTGCAAGCACCACGTGGACGAAGTGATCACCGTCAGCACCGACGAGATCTGCGCCGCCATCAAGGATATCTACGACGATACCCGCTCGATCACCGAACCTGCCGGCGCCTTGGGCGTGGCCGGGATCAAGAAGTACGTCGAGTCACGGGGCATCAGCGGCCAGACCCTGGTGGCCATCGACTCTGGCGCCAACGTCAACTTCGACCGCTTGCGCCACGTCGCCGAGCGCGCCGAGCTGGGCGAAGGCCGCGAAGCCATTATCGCCGTGACCATCCCCGAGAAGCCGGGCAGCTTCAAGGCGTTCTGCGAAGCCGTCGGCAAGCGCCAGATCACCGAATTCAACTATCGCTACAACACCGGCAGCGAAGCGCACATTTTCGTCGGCGTGCAGACCCACCCGGAAAACGACCCGCGCAGCGCGCTGATCGCCAGCCTCACCGAACAAGGCTTCCCGGTGCTGGACCTGACCGACAACGAACTGGCCAAGTTGCACATCCGCCACATGGTTGGCGGGCATGCGGCCCATGTCATCGACGAAGTGGTGCTGCGCTTCGAATTCCCGGAACGCCCGGGCGCGCTGTTCAACTTCCTCAACAAGCTGGGTGGGCGCTGGAACATCTCGATGTTCCACTACCGCAACCATGGCGCGGCGGACGGCCGCGTGGTCGCGGGGCTGCAAGTGCCTCACGATGAACGCCACCTGGTCCCCGCCGCCCTGGAAGAAATCGGCTATCCGTACTGGGATGAAAGCGATAACCCGGCGTATCAGCTATTCCTGGGGTGA
- a CDS encoding SdiA-regulated domain-containing protein, whose protein sequence is MRRLARPKPLILILLTLVLILLIAAGQHLRLFERAWFNLNTYWKPTSEETIALDQYRVTVEAQVIDGLDDDVSALTFDPIRKSLFTVTNKNAELIELSLDGKILRRIALIGFGDPEAVEFISEDTYVITDERQQRLIKIHLEDDTQFLDAADAEQMTLGVHMSGNKGFEGLAYDSVGKRLFVAKERDPMLIYEVHGFPHHNPEKSYAVHVINNPKRDAGLFVRDLSSLQYDERSGHLLALSDESRLIIELDIDGRPLSTLSLSKGGQGLQKTVPQAEGLAMDDDGNLYLVSEPNLFYVFKKPQP, encoded by the coding sequence ATGCGTCGACTCGCCCGCCCCAAGCCCTTGATCCTGATACTGCTGACGCTGGTGCTGATCCTCCTGATCGCCGCCGGCCAGCACCTGCGCTTGTTCGAGCGCGCCTGGTTCAACCTCAACACCTATTGGAAACCCACCAGCGAAGAGACCATCGCCCTGGACCAATACCGGGTCACGGTGGAGGCTCAAGTGATCGACGGTCTGGACGATGACGTTTCCGCGCTGACGTTCGATCCGATCCGCAAGAGCCTGTTCACCGTCACCAATAAAAATGCCGAACTGATCGAATTGTCGTTGGACGGCAAGATTTTGCGGCGCATCGCCCTGATCGGCTTTGGCGATCCTGAGGCGGTGGAATTCATCAGCGAAGACACTTACGTCATCACTGATGAGCGCCAGCAGCGCCTGATCAAGATTCACCTGGAAGACGACACCCAATTCCTCGACGCCGCCGACGCCGAGCAGATGACACTTGGCGTGCACATGAGCGGCAACAAGGGGTTCGAAGGACTGGCGTACGACTCGGTGGGCAAACGCCTGTTCGTGGCGAAAGAGCGCGACCCGATGCTGATTTATGAAGTGCATGGCTTTCCCCATCACAATCCGGAAAAGTCCTACGCGGTCCATGTGATCAACAACCCCAAGCGAGATGCCGGGCTGTTCGTGCGCGACCTTTCAAGCCTGCAATACGACGAGCGCAGCGGTCATTTGCTGGCACTGTCCGATGAGTCACGGTTGATTATCGAGCTGGATATCGACGGCCGACCGTTGAGCACGCTGTCGTTGAGCAAGGGCGGCCAGGGCCTGCAAAAAACCGTGCCCCAGGCCGAAGGCCTCGCCATGGACGACGATGGCAACCTGTACCTGGTGAGCGAGCCGAATCTGTTCTATGTGTTCAAGAAACCGCAGCCTTGA
- a CDS encoding FAD-binding oxidoreductase, translating to MTHPAVIDELKTLVEPGKVLTDADSLNAYGKDWTKHFAPAPSAIVFPKTTEQVQAIVRWANAHKIALVPSGGRTGLSAAAVAANGEVVVSFDYMNQILDVNLTDRTAVCQPGVVTEQLQNKAEEHGLYYPVDFASAGSSQIGGNIGTNAGGIKVIRYGMTRNWVAGMKVVTGKGDLLELNKDLIKNATGYDLRQLFIGAEGTLGFVVEATMRLDRAPKNLTAMVLGTPDFDSIMPVLHAFQGKLDLTAFEFFSDKALAKVLGRGDVPAPFETDCPFYALLEFEATTEEVANQALETFEHCVEQGWVLDGVMSQSDTQLQNLWKLREYISETISHWTPYKNDISVTVSKVPAFLQEIDAIVGEHYPDFEIVWFGHIGDGNLHLNILKPENLSKDEFFAKCATVNKWVFETVEKYNGSISAEHGVGMTKRDYLTYSRSPVEIEYMKAVKAVFDPNGIMNPGKIFAI from the coding sequence ATGACCCATCCTGCCGTGATAGATGAGCTGAAGACCCTGGTTGAGCCTGGCAAGGTCTTGACCGATGCCGACTCCCTGAACGCTTACGGCAAGGATTGGACCAAACATTTCGCCCCGGCGCCCTCGGCCATTGTCTTTCCCAAGACCACCGAACAGGTCCAGGCCATCGTGCGCTGGGCCAATGCGCACAAGATCGCGCTGGTGCCATCGGGCGGGCGCACCGGGTTGTCCGCCGCCGCTGTGGCCGCCAACGGCGAAGTGGTGGTGTCATTCGACTACATGAACCAGATTCTCGACGTGAACCTCACCGACCGCACTGCCGTGTGCCAGCCGGGCGTGGTCACCGAACAGCTACAGAACAAGGCTGAAGAACATGGCCTGTACTACCCGGTTGACTTCGCTTCGGCCGGTTCCAGCCAGATTGGCGGCAATATCGGCACCAATGCCGGCGGAATCAAGGTCATTCGCTACGGCATGACCCGCAACTGGGTGGCGGGCATGAAGGTCGTCACCGGCAAGGGTGACCTGCTGGAGCTGAACAAGGACCTGATCAAGAACGCCACCGGCTACGACTTGCGGCAGCTGTTCATCGGCGCCGAAGGCACCCTGGGCTTCGTGGTCGAGGCCACCATGCGCTTGGACCGTGCGCCGAAAAACCTCACCGCCATGGTGCTCGGCACCCCGGATTTCGATTCGATCATGCCGGTGCTGCACGCCTTCCAAGGCAAACTGGACCTGACCGCCTTCGAATTCTTCTCCGACAAGGCCCTGGCCAAGGTCCTCGGTCGTGGCGACGTACCGGCACCGTTCGAAACCGACTGCCCGTTCTACGCCCTGCTGGAATTCGAAGCCACCACCGAAGAAGTCGCCAACCAGGCCTTGGAAACCTTCGAGCACTGCGTGGAACAAGGCTGGGTGCTGGACGGCGTGATGAGCCAGAGCGACACTCAGCTGCAAAACCTGTGGAAGCTGCGCGAGTACATCTCAGAAACCATCTCCCACTGGACGCCGTACAAGAACGACATCTCGGTGACCGTCTCCAAGGTTCCAGCTTTCTTGCAGGAAATCGACGCGATCGTCGGCGAACACTACCCGGACTTCGAAATCGTCTGGTTCGGTCACATCGGCGACGGCAACCTGCACCTGAACATCCTCAAGCCGGAAAACCTGAGCAAGGATGAGTTCTTCGCCAAGTGCGCCACCGTGAACAAATGGGTCTTCGAAACCGTCGAGAAGTACAACGGCTCGATTTCCGCCGAACACGGCGTGGGCATGACCAAGCGCGACTACCTGACCTATAGTCGCTCGCCCGTGGAAATTGAATACATGAAAGCCGTGAAGGCCGTCTTCGACCCGAACGGCATCATGAACCCGGGCAAGATTTTCGCGATTTGA
- a CDS encoding NRDE family protein, with the protein MCLIIFAWRPGHAQPLIVAANRDEFYARPTLPLAQWPDAPHVHAGRDLEAGGTWLGVGAEGRFAALTNIRDPGQVPAFKSRGELVARFLTGNLSIADYLSEVVPRAGEYGGFNLLLGDGTELWHHNARDTQRQRLAEGIYGLSNAGLNTPWPKLLKARAALGEVLDDPQPEALLALLNDPQPAPVAELPDTGVGLATEMLLSSVFIASPAYGTRASTALIVHADGTRQMVERSFGPHGGHLGEVEIRI; encoded by the coding sequence ATGTGCCTGATCATATTTGCCTGGCGACCCGGCCACGCCCAGCCACTGATCGTGGCGGCCAACCGCGACGAGTTCTACGCTCGGCCGACCTTGCCCCTGGCCCAATGGCCTGACGCGCCCCATGTCCATGCCGGTCGTGACCTGGAGGCCGGCGGCACCTGGCTCGGCGTTGGCGCCGAGGGCCGCTTTGCCGCGTTGACCAACATCCGCGACCCGGGCCAGGTGCCGGCCTTCAAGTCGCGCGGTGAGCTGGTGGCGCGGTTCCTGACCGGGAATCTGTCGATTGCCGATTACCTCAGCGAAGTCGTGCCCCGCGCCGGCGAGTACGGTGGCTTCAACCTGCTGCTCGGCGATGGCACTGAGCTGTGGCACCACAACGCCCGCGATACCCAGCGCCAGCGGCTGGCTGAGGGAATCTATGGCCTGTCGAACGCTGGGCTGAACACGCCGTGGCCCAAATTGCTCAAGGCTCGGGCGGCCCTGGGCGAGGTGCTGGACGATCCGCAGCCTGAGGCCTTGTTGGCGCTGCTGAACGACCCACAACCCGCGCCGGTGGCGGAACTGCCGGACACGGGGGTTGGCCTGGCGACCGAGATGCTGCTATCGAGTGTGTTCATTGCCAGCCCGGCTTATGGAACACGGGCGAGTACGGCGTTGATTGTTCATGCCGATGGTACGCGGCAGATGGTCGAGCGCAGTTTCGGGCCGCATGGGGGGCATTTGGGGGAGGTGGAGATCAGGATCTAG
- a CDS encoding RNA pyrophosphohydrolase, translating to MIDPDGFRPNVGIILTNDAGQVLWARRINQDAWQFPQGGINPQETPEEALYRELNEEVGLEREDVEILACTRGWLRYRLPQRLVRTHSQPLCIGQKQKWFLLRLISNEQRVRMDLTGKPEFDGWRWVSYWYPLGQVVTFKREVYRRALKELAPRLLTRD from the coding sequence GTGATCGATCCCGATGGTTTCCGTCCCAATGTGGGGATCATTCTTACGAATGATGCTGGGCAGGTGCTATGGGCTCGCCGTATCAATCAAGACGCCTGGCAGTTTCCCCAGGGTGGGATCAACCCCCAGGAGACGCCGGAAGAGGCCTTGTACCGCGAGTTGAATGAAGAAGTGGGGCTTGAGCGAGAAGATGTCGAAATACTCGCCTGCACCCGAGGCTGGTTGCGCTATCGTTTGCCGCAACGCCTGGTCAGGACGCACAGCCAACCGCTGTGCATCGGCCAGAAGCAGAAATGGTTTCTCCTGCGCCTGATCTCCAACGAGCAGCGGGTGCGGATGGATTTGACCGGTAAACCGGAGTTCGATGGCTGGCGCTGGGTCAGCTATTGGTATCCGTTGGGCCAGGTGGTGACATTCAAGCGCGAAGTGTATCGACGCGCTCTCAAAGAGCTTGCCCCGCGCCTGCTGACGCGCGACTGA
- the ptsP gene encoding phosphoenolpyruvate--protein phosphotransferase: MLNTLRKIVQEVNSAKDLKAALGIIVLRVKEAMGSQVCSVYLLDPETNRFVLMATEGLNKRSIGKVSMAPNEGLVGLVGTREEPLNLENAADHPRYRYFAETGEERYASFLGAPIIHHRRVVGVLVIQQKERRQFDEGEEAFLVTMSAQLAGVIAHAEATGSISGLGRQGKGIQEAKFVGVPGSPGAAVGTAVVMLPPADLDVVPDKTITDINAELGLFKTAIEGVRADMRALSAKLATQLRPEERALFDVYLMMLDDASLGSEVTTVIKTGQWAQGALRQVVTDHVNRFELMDDAYLRERASDVKDLGRRLLAYLQQERQQTLVYPDNTILVSEELTPAMLGEVPEGKLAGLVSVLGSGNSHVAILARAMGIPTVMGLVDLPYSKVDGIQMIVDGYHGEVYTNPSDVLRKQFADVVEEEKQLSLGLDALRDLPCITLDGHRMPLWVNTGLLADVARAQKRGAEGVGLYRTEVPFMINQRFPSEKEQLAIYREQLAAFHPQPVTMRSLDIGGDKSLSYFPIKEDNPFLGWRGIRVTLDHPEIFLVQARAMLKASEGLNNLRILLPMISGTHELEEALHLIHRAWGEVRDEGTDVPMPPVGVMIEIPAAVYQTKELARQVDFLSVGSNDLTQYLLAVDRNNPRVADLYDYLHPAVLQALQNVVRDAHAEGKPVSICGEMAGDPAAAVLLMAMGFDSLSMNATNLPKVKWMLRQINLSKAQELLAEVMTIDNPQVIHSSLQLALKNLGLARMINPASNKTL, from the coding sequence ATGCTCAATACGCTGCGCAAGATCGTCCAGGAAGTTAACTCCGCCAAGGATCTCAAGGCGGCGTTGGGGATTATTGTATTGCGCGTCAAAGAGGCCATGGGCAGCCAGGTCTGCTCGGTCTACCTGCTGGACCCCGAGACCAACCGTTTCGTGCTGATGGCCACCGAGGGCTTGAACAAGCGCTCGATCGGCAAGGTCAGCATGGCTCCCAATGAAGGCCTGGTCGGCCTGGTCGGCACGCGCGAAGAACCCCTGAACCTCGAAAACGCCGCGGATCACCCGCGCTACCGCTACTTTGCCGAAACGGGTGAAGAACGCTACGCCTCGTTCCTTGGCGCACCGATCATCCACCACCGCCGCGTCGTCGGCGTGTTGGTCATCCAGCAAAAAGAACGCCGCCAGTTCGACGAAGGTGAAGAAGCCTTCCTCGTGACCATGAGCGCGCAACTGGCGGGGGTGATCGCCCACGCCGAGGCCACCGGCTCGATCAGTGGCCTGGGTCGCCAGGGCAAGGGCATCCAGGAAGCCAAGTTCGTCGGTGTGCCGGGTTCGCCGGGCGCGGCGGTGGGCACGGCGGTGGTCATGTTGCCGCCCGCCGACCTCGATGTGGTGCCGGACAAGACCATCACCGACATCAATGCCGAGCTGGGCTTGTTCAAGACCGCCATCGAAGGCGTGCGGGCTGACATGCGGGCCCTGTCGGCCAAGCTGGCGACGCAGCTGCGCCCCGAAGAGCGCGCGCTGTTCGACGTTTACCTGATGATGCTCGACGATGCCTCCCTGGGCAGCGAAGTGACCACTGTCATCAAGACCGGCCAGTGGGCCCAGGGCGCGCTGCGTCAGGTGGTGACCGACCACGTCAACCGCTTCGAACTGATGGACGACGCCTACCTGCGCGAGCGCGCCTCGGACGTCAAGGACCTCGGCCGCCGCTTGCTGGCGTACTTGCAGCAGGAGCGCCAGCAGACCCTGGTCTACCCCGACAACACCATCCTGGTCAGCGAAGAACTGACCCCGGCCATGCTCGGCGAAGTGCCCGAAGGCAAGCTGGCGGGGCTGGTCTCGGTATTGGGCTCGGGCAACTCTCACGTGGCGATCCTGGCCCGGGCCATGGGCATCCCGACGGTGATGGGCCTGGTGGACCTGCCGTACTCCAAGGTCGACGGCATCCAGATGATCGTCGATGGCTACCACGGCGAGGTCTACACCAACCCCAGCGACGTGCTGCGCAAGCAGTTTGCCGATGTGGTGGAGGAAGAAAAACAACTGTCCCTGGGCCTGGATGCGCTGCGGGACCTGCCGTGCATAACCCTCGACGGCCACCGCATGCCGCTGTGGGTCAACACCGGCCTGCTGGCCGACGTCGCTCGGGCGCAGAAGCGTGGTGCCGAGGGTGTGGGCCTGTACCGCACCGAAGTGCCGTTCATGATCAACCAGCGCTTCCCCAGCGAAAAGGAACAGCTGGCGATCTACCGCGAACAACTGGCCGCGTTCCACCCGCAACCGGTGACCATGCGCAGCCTGGACATCGGCGGCGACAAGTCCCTGTCCTACTTCCCGATCAAGGAAGACAACCCGTTCCTCGGCTGGCGCGGCATCCGCGTGACGCTTGACCACCCGGAAATCTTCCTGGTCCAGGCCCGCGCCATGCTCAAGGCCAGCGAGGGCCTGAACAACCTGCGCATCCTGTTGCCGATGATCTCCGGCACCCATGAACTGGAAGAAGCCCTGCACCTGATCCACCGGGCCTGGGGCGAAGTCCGCGACGAAGGCACCGACGTGCCGATGCCGCCGGTGGGGGTGATGATCGAGATTCCGGCGGCGGTGTACCAGACCAAGGAACTGGCCCGGCAGGTGGACTTCCTGTCGGTGGGTTCCAACGACCTGACCCAGTACCTGCTGGCGGTGGACCGTAACAACCCACGGGTTGCCGATCTGTACGATTACCTGCACCCAGCGGTGCTGCAAGCTTTGCAGAACGTGGTGCGTGATGCCCATGCCGAAGGCAAGCCGGTGAGCATCTGCGGCGAAATGGCCGGCGACCCGGCGGCGGCAGTGCTGTTGATGGCGATGGGGTTCGACAGCCTGTCGATGAACGCCACCAACCTGCCGAAAGTGAAGTGGATGCTGCGCCAGATCAACCTCAGCAAGGCCCAGGAGTTGCTGGCCGAGGTGATGACCATCGACAACCCGCAGGTGATCCACAGCTCCCTGCAACTGGCGCTGAAGAACCTTGGGTTGGCGCGGATGATCAATCCGGCTTCGAACAAGACGCTCTGA